In Nicotiana tabacum cultivar K326 chromosome 19, ASM71507v2, whole genome shotgun sequence, one DNA window encodes the following:
- the LOC107771438 gene encoding guanine nucleotide-binding protein-like NSN1, producing the protein MVKKSKKSKSKRVSLKKKYKIIRKVKEHHKKKSKEAKKLGLNKKSKVEKDPGIPNDWPFKEQELKALEARRARALEELEQKKAARKERAKKRKLGLLEDDDYESTPADMTLTKRNNFEEGRPNDGSTSFVKHRDNSERAFYKELVKVIDTSDVILEVLDARDPLGTRCLDMEKMVIRAGPDKHLVLLLNKIDLIPREAAEKWLKYLREELPTVAFKCSTQEQKSNLGWKLSSKAGKSKTSNLLQTSDCLGAETLIKLLKNYSRSHEIKKSITVGVIGLPNVGKSSLINSLKRSHVVNVGATPGLTRSLQEVQLDKNVKLLDCPGVVMLRSASEDDASIALRNCKRIEKLDDPVGPVKEILKLCPERMLVTIYKVPTFDSVDDFLQKVATVRGRLKKGGIVDVDAAARIVLHDWNEGKIPYYTLPPTRNEGEHSEATIVSELGKEFNIDEVYGSESSIIGSLKSVNDFNPVEVPSNHPVNFDENMLEDNLQQPLAENDNSIDNPVSKNGDEPMDSGEGDAGQTRGKSASSRQNEKLYAEEGMLNTKQRKAEKKRRKKDKPSTASDMMNDDYDFKVDYVKKDSAMGDAEDSVTTDGSKNNPL; encoded by the exons atggtgaagaaaagCAAGA AGAGTAAGAGCAAGAGGGTGTCATTGAAGAAGAAGTATAAAATTATAAGGAAAGTGAAGGAGCATCATAAGAAGAAGTCCAAAGAGGCTAAGAAGCTGGGCCTTAATAAGAAATCTAAGGTAGAGAAGGACCCAGGAATTCCCAATGACTGGCCTTTTAAGGAGCAGGAACTTAAGGCTCTCGAGGCTCGTCGAGCTCGCGCTCTCGAGGAATTGGAGCAGAAGAAAGCTGCCCGTAAAGAGAGG GCAAAGAAGAGAAAGCTTGGGCTGCTTGAAGATGATGATTATGAGTCCACACCGGCAGATATGACTTTAACAAAACGAAATAATTTTGAAGAGGGAAGGCCAAATGATGGCTCAACTTCTTTTGTTAAACATCGAG ATAACTCTGAAAGGGCTTTCTACAAGGAGTTGGTCAAAGTAATTGATACTTCGGATGTCATTTTGGAAGTGCTTGATGCTCGAGATCCTCTTGGTACCCGCTGTCTGGACATGGAAAAGATGGTGATAAGAGCAGGACCCGATAAACATCTTGTGTTACTCCTCAATAAAATTG ATCTCATTCCTCGGGAAGCTGCAGAAAAGTGGCTAAAGTATCTAAGAGAGGAATTACCAACTGTTGCTTTCAAGTGTAGCACCCAAGAACAGAAGTCAAACTTGGGCTGGAAGCTTTCCTCAAAGGCTGGTAAGAGTAAGACTAGCAATCTTCTGCAGACCAGTGATTGCCTTGGAGCCGAGACACTGATAAAATTACTGAAGAATTACTCGCGAAGCCATGAG ATCAAGAAATCAATCACTGTAGGAGTCATTGGTCTACCAAATGTTGGTAAAAGTAGCCTGATTAACAGCTTGAAGAGATCTCACGTAGTCAACGTAGGTGCTACTCCAGGATTAACGAGATCCTTGCAAGAAGTCCAGTTAGATAAGAATGTTAAGTTGCTGGACTGCCCTGGGGTTGTGATGCTTAGGTCTGCATCTGAGGATGATGCATCTATTGCTCTTCGAAATTGCAAGAGGATAGAGAAGTTAGACGACCCAGTTGGTCCTG TGAAGGAAATTCTCAAACTTTGTCCAGAAAGAATGTTGGTTACCATATACAAGGTTCCTACCTTTGATTCAGTGGATGACTTCCTCCAGAAAGTTGCTACAGTTAGGGGTAGGCTTAAAAAGGGAGGAATTGTTGATGTTGATGCTGCAGCAAGGATTGTTCTGCACGACTGGAATGAGG GGAAAATTCCATACTACACCTTGCCCCCAACCAGGAATGAGGGGGAGCATTCTGAGGCCACGATAGTTTCAGAACTTGGAAAAGAATTCAATATCGATGAAGTTTATGGAAGTGAATCCTCAATTATTGGAAGCCTGAAATCTGTCAATGATTTCAACCCAGTTGAAGTTCCATCAAATCACCCCGTTAACTTTGATGAGAACATGCTAGAG GACAATTTGCAGCAGCCATTGGCTGAAAATGATAATTCTATAGATAACCCTGTTAGTAAGAACGGAGATGAGCCAATGGATTCAGGAGAAGGTGATGCAGGCCAGACGAGGGGCAAAAGTGCCAGTAGTAGACAAAATGAGAAGTTATACGCTGAGGAAGGCATGTTGAACACTAAACAGAGAAAAGCCGAGAAGAAAAGGAGGAAGAAAGACAAGCCCTCAACTGCAAGTGATATGATGAATGATGATTATGACTTTAAGGTAGATTATGTCAAGAAGGATTCTGCCATGGGTGATGCCGAGGACTCTGTAACAACTGATGGAAGTAAGAATAATCCTCTTTGA